The Bifidobacterium actinocoloniiforme DSM 22766 genomic sequence GATGAGGGGGTGGCTTCCGACAACAAGTTCGAGGAGTTCGCCTCCGAGGCCCGCATGATCAAGGATGCCTATGAGGTGGGCGAGATGCGCAAGGCCATCGCGGCCACCAAGGACGGCTTCGACAAAATCCTGAGCCGCCTGCCCGAAGTGGTCGGCAAGCCCCGCTCGGAGCGCATGTTGGAAGGCGCTTTCAACGCCAACGCCCGCGAGGAGGGCAACGACGTAGGCTACGGTTCGATCATCGCCTCGGGCTCCCACGCTCCGGTCTTGCACTGGATGCGCAATAACGGCACCGTTCGCCAGGGCGACCTGCTCCTGATTGACGCCGGCGTGGAGGTCAACTCCCTCTATACGGCGGACATCACCCGCACCTTCCCGGTGGGCGGTCACTTCAGCCCCATCCAGCGCCGCATCTACGAAACCGTGCTGGAAGCCCAGCAGACCGCCTTCGAGGCGGCCCAGCCTGGCGCCACATACTCGGATATCCACCATACGGTCATGCGCGTGCTGGCCACCCGCCTGCACGAGTGGGGCATCCTCAAGGTTTCCGTGGAGGAGTCGCTCTCCCCCCAAGGCCAGCAGCACCGCCGTTGGCACGCCTGCGGTTGCGCCCACCACCTGGGACTGGACGTGCACGACTGCGCCGAGGCCCGCTACGAGTCCTACCAGGGGGCGGCCATCGAACCCGGCATGATCTTCACGATTGAGCCAGGGTTGTACTTCAAGGACAACGACCTGCTGGTGCCGCCTGAGTTCCGAGGCATCGGCGTGCGCATCGAGGATGATGTCCTCATGACGGAGGACGGGCCGGTCTGGCTCTCCAAGCAGATTCCCAAGACCGTGGACGAGGTGGAGGCGTGGATGGCCCAGCAGGCCAAGCAAGACCGGTAAATCGCAACAAACCAGCTACCCCGCAGGTTCACGGGCAGGTCAAATTCAGGTCCGCCCGGATCCTGCGGCTCGACGGGAATTCCGGGCGGGTCCGGGTATGGAAAGAAGACTCTGATGCCTACTCCCGATTTCGTCCTGGCCCTGCGCTCCAAAATCGGCCACGACCTGCTCTGGCTCAACGGCGTCACCGCCTACGTGCGCCGGCCCGACGGGCGCATCCTGCTGGGCCGGCGCTCGGACACCGGCGAGTGGGCCCTGGTCTACGGCATCAACGAGCCCGGCGAGGAGCCCGCCGACACCGTGGTGCGCGAGGTCAAGGAGGAGACAGGCGTGGATGTGGTCGTCACCGCCCTGGTCTCGGTCAAGTCCTCCAGCGAGGTCCTGACCTACGCCAACGGCGACCGTGCCATGTACATGGACCACTGCTTCCTGTGCGAACCCGCACCTGCTGGCAACTGCGAGCCGTTCGTAGGAGATGAGGAGAGCCTGGAGGTCGGCTGGTTCGACCCCAAGCATCTTCCTTCTCCCCTGGCCAAAACTACCGTGGAGCGAATGGCCCTGGTCCAACACTACCTAGAAAACGCCGCCGGCGGCGACCCCAGCGCCCTCTTCGCCGGCGGCCGGTGAATCCTGGCCAATCACTTCACACAGAAAATCCAAAAGGTCGAACATATGCAGCTGCGCCCGCTTGATAAAAAAAGCCGCGGGTTCCCCCGCAGACCAGGATTATAATGTTGAGGATTTTGCGCGCCTGATTCAGGGCTTACCTGAGCATTTGCTGATTCCCGACGCTTTTGAACAAGCCGATTGCCAAACTCATAGACGTTGGTGGACTTCTCAAAAGCAACACATGACTGCTCTGGATCGAATGTCTTCTTCTAAGCAGTGCCACAACCATCACTCAGAAAATCATAAACAAAGGAAGCGCGAGAATCTCCGAAAAAGTACGGGAATCGACTACTGCCACAGACTTCTCCGTCTGTATCCCTGGTATGGCGACGGAGCTCACAGGTTTCCCATGAGATGCGCTTTGCCAAACCGCCTCGAAGCATGGGACAAATCTTGGCAGAATATTCCCATCTCATGTCTCACCTCTATAGCCAGTGCACTCAGTCGTGGTCAGTTTCCAACTGCAAAGCACGCGGGCAAGATCCCGATTCACACAACCAACAGTTTTAGTGGTTGCCATCACCAGAACCCTCATGTTGGCGTGAATAATCGACAGCCTTCCCTCATCAGGGCCACTATCCTGATTGAAAGCCGCATCAAAATGATCATGAATAGCAATCGACCAATGCGGTCTGTTTCGTGCTCCAGGTTATGAAAAGAAAGCGGGTGGCTCCGCTAGAGCGATTTTGCCACACTTGAGTGGGATTCGTCTCCCACTTGTCATTGCAGCAGACGATGCTTCATCTTCTAGCGCATTTTGAGTCCTTCAATCATCAACTAACTCTATGGCCGCACGGCCTCATAAAACATGGGCGTTCCATCCGAATCCCCATTCTCAAGAGATATATCCCCATAATCAAGGCACTAACGTCTACCAGTAAATTACCCGACTGAATACTTGTACTGATATAGCGGGAATCTCTACATAAAATCAGGCGTATCACCCCTTCTAAGACCAAGGCAGGATTACGAAGCGAGATGCCATGACTTGCTAAAACCGAACCCTCTCTACACTCTTAACCAAAGAACACCGCGGCAGCAAATTCTCACTTCGCCTGGGGCAGTAGGTGAAGGGTGTAGGTGAAATCGGTAGCATCCAGCCTGTAACGGTCGGGCAATGCGGGGCCGCAGGAGTTGGAGCCTAGGCCGGATTGAGTGTAGTCCAGGCAAAGAATCGTTGATGCAGCCTCTTCCAGCTCGTAGTTGTGGGCTTTGGTGGTCAGCTCCTCCTGGGTGTATGGGGAGAGGTTGAAAGAGAAGGGGTGCTCGGACAGGACCGTCAGGGCGGCGTCCAGGGACTCCACTTGCAGGTAGTCGCAAGCCCAGTGCGAGCCGTTTTCCTGGGGTTTCAGGTAGGGCTCGAACAAGCCCGGGGCCGTGGAGGTGAAGACGCCATAGTGGGCGGCTTGGTGCTTGTCCGCGTAGGACTCGGTAGGGCCGTAGCCGCAATAGCTGGCGCGGTTCATGGGCTTGGGCAGGAAGAGGCGGATGCCGAACCGGGGCAGGAAGGGGAAGGCGGGGGCGCGGCGGACGCGCATGGACAGGCTGAGCGCGCCCTGGGCGGTGATGGACCAGTCCGCATGAATGCGTGCGATTGGTTGGATCACCGGGGCGACCAGGAGCATTTCGGAACTCACGCTCACCGTTCCCGTGCGGGGATCCAGGGCAGCCTCGGTCTGCAGGGAACGGGCGTAGGCGCGGTCATAGCCAGCCTTGCGCCACTCCTGCTTGACCTGGGCATCGTTGTCTGTGGGGGCCCGCCAAATGTTGAGTCCCATGGGCCGGTCCAACAGGTGACGGTTGGCGAAGTCCATAGACGCGGGCAGACCGGTGCGCTTGTCGAAGGTGTAACGCCAGCCTTCCCCTTCCACCGCCAGCAGTGAAGAGGTCTCCCCCAAGGTGGGCGTAGAGCCGCTCAGACGGGTGCCGGAGAGAGGTGCTGCGACTGAGCCTAGGCCTGCAGCGGAGCTCGAACCGGTCTGAGGAGCTGGGTCATCGCCGGCGCTCACGTCACCTTGACCCACCGAGGACTGGAAGCGGTCAGCTAAGGCCGTGAGCACATGGTTGCTCCTGCCTTCTACAGCTACATCCACCTGGTCGAAGCCCAGGGCGAAGCCTGCCGGGAGTAAGCCTTGAGGCTTGTTCAGCCGGTACTCCAGCAGGAGGGTCAGCTTGCCGGTGTCTGGCAAAGGCGAGTCAGGCAGTCGCAGGAGCCCTTGGCCCCTCGGCTCGATTGAGGGCACGGGACCGCAGTCGATGGCATCGAGCAACAGGTCTTCTGGGTCGACGGACCCACCAAGGGCGCCGCTTATGCTGGTGCTGGCATCGCCGCCACCGACGACATCAGCCAAGTCAGCCCCTTCCTCGAAGCCTGCAACATCATCCTCGCCGGCCCACCAAGTCCCCTGCCCGAAGTAGCCACGCTCGAAGGGCTCACCGTCGCGCAGCAAGGTCCAGGAAATCGTCAGATAGTCAGCGAGGTTGACGAAGTCCATGTAATTGTGCAGGGTCAACGTGCGTGAATCCTGGTCAACGTCCACCACCCTGGCGGGGCGGAAGACGTTCTTGAATTCCTTCAAACCCGTGCGCGGCCTCCGGTCCGGGTAGACCAGGCCGTCCATGCAGAAGTTCCCCGCGTTCGGGTATTCCCCGTGATCGCCGCCATAGAGGTAGATTTTGCGCCCGTCCTTGGCGCGCCCGGCGTCGATCGCGTGGTCGCACCACTCCCAGACGCAACCGCCCAGGAGACCTGGATGCCGTTGGAAAGCCTGGAAATAGTCCTCTAAATCACCCGGGCCGTTGCCCATAGCATGCGAGTATTCGCACAGGAAGTAAGGCCGGCTCCCCCGCTGCCCATCGTCCCCGTTGGAGGCGACCGCCCAATGGGTGTGCGGCGTGTGTGCGCCGCCGGTCTCGAAGTAGTCGTCAATCTGCTCGATGCTGGGATACATGCGCGAGTGAAGATCCAAATTCGAGTAGTCCAACCCCTCACGCGCAGCGCCATGAATGGCGGACTCGTAGTGGGTCAGGCGGCTGGGGTCCCGCCGCTTGGTCCAGGCCAGGGCCCGTTCGAACCCGCACCCATAGCCGGATTCGTTGCCCATGGACCAAATGATGACGCTGGGATGGTTCTTGTCGCGCTCAACGCTGCGCTCCACCCGGTCGACAATCGACTCAGCGAAGGCGGGATCGTCTCCGATCAAACCATTCCAGTGGTCCGCCTCCTCGCTCCCCTGCTGCCTGTAGAGCGCATCGATGCCGTGGGCTTCGATGTCCGCCTCGGCGATCACATAGAAGCCCAGCTGGTCGAAGAGGGCGTAATAATGCGGAGCGTTCGGATAATGGGAGGTTCGGATGGCGTTGACATTATGCTCCTTCATCAGTCGCAGGTCCTTCATCATCTGCTCCTGCGATATGACGAAGCCCGTGGCAGGATCGGAGTCGTGGCGGTTGACCCCGTGAATCGTGATAGGCAGCCCGTCGACCAAGACCACGCCGCCCTTGACGCTGACCTCGCGCAGTCCTACGTAGTCGGTGATAACCTCGCAGGGCTGGTCCGCGGCCGAACCTTGGGGCTGCCTGGCAGGCAGCGAACTCAGCTCCAGCCGATAGAGGCTGGGCTCCTCCGCATTCCAGAGAACGGGGTGTTGCACGGCGAACTCCAGGTGGGACTTGCCCTGCTCATCCGAGGCCACCGCCTGGGCGCGGCCCAGCAGGCGGCCGTCAGGGTCGTACAGGGAGCCTTCCACCTGGCAGGCCTGGCCCTGATCCGCACCGCTGCCCGCAGAGACGTCGGCCCCTTGCGCACGCAGGAAGTCCAAATCAACCCTGACCGTGGCTGAGCCGAAATCGCCGGCCAGGTCGGTGCGCACGAAATAGTCGCGGATGCCCGCCTGTGGCCGACGCAGAATGTAGACCGAGCGGAAGATGCCGCTCATGCGGAATTTATCTTGATCCTCCAGGTAAGAGCCGTCGCACCACTTGAGCACCAGCACGGCCAGCCGGTTGCGCCCGGGCCTCAACAGCCGGGTGACCTCGAACTCGGAAGTGGAATGGGAGACCTGACTGTACCCGACGAATGCGCCGTTAAGCCAGACATAGCAGCAGGAGTCCACCCCCTCGAAGTTCAGGAACGCGCGAGGCGCCTTGGCATTGGGCTCATAGTCGAAATCTCGCAGATAAACGCCGCAGGGATTGTCCTCGGGCACTCGCGGCGGGTCGAAGGGGAAGGGGTATTCGACGTTCGTGTACTGCTGCTGGCCGTAACCTTCGCACTGCCAGAGTGAGGGCACCGGGATGGCTTGATAGAGGCCGGGGCCAGCGTCCTGGGCGGTGTCGAAGTCAGCTTGGAAGAAGGCCCTGGAGCCGTCCGCGGCGGCCTGGGACACGTCGTCGTCGAGCGCATGGATGCTCGGGTAGTAGCGGAAGGCCCACTCGCCGTCCAGCTTGAGGAAGCGCGGTGAGCCCTCCCGGCGCTCACCACGTCGGTCTGCGCCGATCTCATCGGGCACGAAGTACGCCCGAGGCGTTTCGCAGCCTAGATGAAGGGTGGAAGGATCCTCGTAGTAGCGCTTGATGAACATGCCACTTCCCCGTTTTGTCGTCGAACCGACCCGCCAAGAGCGGACTGGATTGACTCTAAATCTACCGGCATGGGCCGACTCCGATAAATCAGCGAGTGCTGGGTTGAAAGCATGCGGTAACGCTGTTACTATATAAACAACGTTACATTCGGACTGAGCGGTCCACCGCGCGCAAGGAGGCAGGCATGAGCAAACACGCCACCTTCGGCGCACCATCCTCAATCGCTGAAGCCAACCAGGCACGCATCGCCCGGCTCCTTCACCAGTGTGGAATCCTCTCCCGGGCGTACATCGCTAAGGCGCTAGGGCTGACCGCGCCCGCCATTTCCAAGCTGGTGGCCCGCATGATCGAGTCGGGGCTGGTGACCGAGACCGGCGACCTACCTGGAGCCCGCCACCGCCGTTCAATCGGCCTGGCGCTCAAAACCGCCGCGTACAGGGTGATTGGCGTCAAATTCGCCAGAAGCCGGGTGGATTGGGGCGTTTTCGACCTGGCTGGCAAACCCCTGCAGCAGGGGGCACTGCCACTGATGAGCGATCGCGATATCCCCGGCACCGTCCAGGCCGTCACCGTCCAGGTGAACCAGGTCCTGGCGGCCGACCCCTCGATCATCGCCGTCGGCATGGCCGTCCCCGGCCCCTACCTGCGCCACGAAGGACGAATCGCGCTGGTCACCTCCATGCAGGGTTGGCGGGGGGTGAACTTCCTCAACGAATTCAGCCAGGCTTTCCCGGTGCCTACATTCATCGAGCAAGACGCCCGGGCTGGCGCTCTGGCCCAAAACCTCTTCGCGCCGGACCACCGGACGCCTCGACTCACCGGTCCGAACGGCCCGGCCGCGCGCCCCACCGCCGCCACGAACCTTGCTTACTATCTCGTGGGCGAGGGCGTGGGGCTTGGCGTCATTGAGTCCGGCCGCCTCATCAACGGCGAGCGCGGCGGCGCGACGGAGCTGGGCCACGTCTCGATCGACGTGAACGGACGGCCGTGCGAGTGCGGCAATCGCGGTTGCCTGGAGCGCTACTGCTCCGCCGTCGCCATTCATGAAACCATGTGCGCGCCGGAGTACTCAGGCAGCTTCCCCCAGGTCGGTGGCTTGGACCACGCCCAGGCCTGCCAGCTCCTCTTCCAACGAGCCGCCCAAGGCGACGAGCCAGCGAGCGAACTGCTGGAGCGGGTCTGCACCTGCGTGGGCTACGGGTGCGTATCCATCATCAACGCCTTCAACCCCTCACGCATCGTCATCGGCGACCTGGTGGCTGGAGCCGGACGGCCATTGTTGGACACCGTGCGGCGGATCGTAAGCGAACGGGCCCTGCCCGAGCTTCGGCAAAGCACCCGCATTTGCCTCTCCAGCCTGCCAGCGGACGCCACCCTGCTCGGGGCGGCGGCGGTAGCCGTCGACCGTTTCCTCCAAGCGCCCACAGCATATGCTTCGCTAAGCAAACAGCGGGCGGGCAAATCGGGGCACAAACCCGTGATACGTCCAGCGAAGGAGAGCCAACCATGACGTAACGCATGACGAAATCCACGAATACAGGAACGGCAGAGCGCGAAAACAATGGTGAGCGACGAGCAGTGAACAGCGCAGCGCGGCACAGGGCGGTGAGCCAAGTCCGGCGCACGACGCGGCAAGGAAAGGAAACCCGCAATGCAGCAACCAATCGTACTGAGCCTCGGGGAGATTCTGTGGGATGTGCTCCCCTCCGGCAAGAGGGCGGGTGGCGCCCCGGTGAACTTCAGCTACCACGCCAGCAAGAACGGCGCACAAGGATACGCAATCAGCGCGGTAGGCCGAGACGAGCTAGGCCGGGAGCTTGAGGACGCGGTCGCCCAGGCCGGGGTGAAGGCCCTGCTCCAACACAATAAGTGGCCCACTTCCACGGTGGAAGTGCAGCTGACCGAGGGCATCCCCCGCTACGTCTTCAAGGAGGACGTGGCCTGGGACCACATGGAGCTGACGGATGAGCTGGAGGCGCTAGCCGGTCGAGCCGACGCAATCTGCTACGGCACGCTAGGGATGCGCAGCCCGCAGTCCAGGCGGACCTTCTGCCAACTTTTGGAGGCCACCCGCCCCGACGCCATGCGCTTCTTTGACATCAACCTGCGCGGCGCCTACTACCGCAAGGATTTAATCGAACAGCTGCTGGGCATGGCGACCATGTTCAAGATCAACGACGTGGAGCTGGTCGTCCTGCGCGACATGTTCCACATCCCGGGTGAGAGCGACGCCGAACCGGTCCGCTGGTTCTTCGACCACTACGAGATGGACACCGTGATCCTGACGGCCGGCGGCGACTACTCGACCATTTTTCTGCGGGACGGCTCCTCTTCCAAGCTCAACACCCCGCACGTCACCGTGGCCGACACGGTGGGAGCGGGCGACGCCTTCTCCGGCACCTTCGCGACCAACCGCTTGGAAGGCAAGTCCCTAGCCCAAGCCCATCGGGCGGCCGTGAACACCGCGGCCTTCGTCTGCACCCAGTCCGGCGCCTGGCCCGCCTACCCTGAGCAAATACCCGACTACCTGGCCCAGCAGGGCGAGTAAACCTCCTGAACGACCAGCAAGCCTGGATTTGGCACTCAGGCCTGCTGGTCGAAGTAGGACAGGGGGTCGCCAATGAAGCGGCGTAGCCCCATTTCAGCGGCTCCTTTGAGAGCAGGTTGACGGGCCTCTTTAGACATCATGACCCGCGGCTTGATCCGATCCCTGGCCAACACTTGGGAGGCCAACCGGTCCTGAAGGCTTTGAGCCAGAACGCCGCCGAATTTGGACCAGAAGCCGCCCAGGATCACAGTGTCCACATCCGAATAGTTGATGGCCGAGGCCATGACCGACACCAGCGCGTCCAGGGCCCTGTCAATCGCGTCGGCCGCTTCGGCATCGCCCTCCTGCCAGCGCCGGTAAAGCTCGGTCGCGGCCTTGGGGCTGACCGCATCATCGCCCCCAGCTATACCCGCAGCTTCAACCAAGGCCCTTCTACCTGCGTAAGTTTCCAGGCACCCACGCCGCCCACAGCGGCACGTGGGGCCGTTTAAATCGACCGATACATGGCCCAGCTCGCCAGCGAAGCCGTGATCTCCAGGCTCGACGGCACCGCCGCGCACAACCGCGCCACCGATGCCGATGTCTGTTGAGATATAGATAAAGGAATCGGTAGGGGTCAGCGGCTTGGAGGCACCTTCGTTGCTGGCTTTGGGCGCTGGCCTGGGAGTGGCGTACCCCGGAATCTGCGCCAAGGCCGCCATCTTGGCCTCGTTGCCTACCACTGGGTCCAGTCGGCGCACCAGCCTGAACCTGCCCAGGTCCAGACGTTCCCAGCCCAGGTTCCGCGCCATCAGCAGGAGTTTGCCATCGGCGACCAGGCCAGGCAGAGCCAGTCCGGCGCCCACCATGCGGTAGCCATCCTCCGCGAGGCCGCTTTCAATGGGCCGGCTGAGGCAGTCCAACTTGGCGAAAATGTCGTCAGGGTCAGCCTGGCGCATGTCATCATCCACCCAGACCGTGTTGACAGGCCGCCCAGACAAATCTAAAGCCATACAGCCATAACCATCTGTATTGACCTGCAGACCGATGCCCGCCCAGCGCCCGGGCGCGATGGCCAGGGGTTTGCTGGGCCGCCCGTAAGTGATTTGCGAGGCGTCAGGCTCGGTCTCGCGCACCACGCCCTGGGCCAGAAGCATCCCGCCCAGCAAGGACATGGTGGCCTTGGTCAGCCCGGTGACCTTGGCCAGGTCCGCCCGGCTCAAGGGCGTTGGCGCGCGCAAGATGCTATCGATGATGACCGAAAGATTGTGGTTGCGCAAGTCCTCCTGGTTGATGCTGCGCAGTGAAGTCATGAATACGCCTGTCCCTTCCGAGCCGCGGCCCGCATCGCGCCCTGCTCTCCATATTCTCACACCACCAAGTCCCGGCGCCGCCAAACTCCTTCATAGCGGCCAACGCACCTGCTCGCGGTTGCCAAAGTCACCCCCGAATAGCTTTTAATTCGACGATTGAACAATTATCCTGACCGAGGCCTACCATAGCTGATAAGGCATGGACCAGAACGCGGCAAGGAGGGTGTCATGGGACGGATACTGGTAGCAGGCGTGGACACATCCACCCAATCCTGCAAGGTGCGGGTCAGCGATGCGGCGACCGGTGAGCAGGTGCGCTTCGGACAAGCCCGGCACCCAGAGGGCACCTCGGTCAATCCGGAAGCCTGGTGGTGCGCCTTCCAACAGGCAGCGACACAAGCCGGCGGTCTAGACGACGTATCCGCGCTCTCCGTAGGCGGCCAGCAGCACGGCATGGTGCTCCTAGATGAGCGCGGTCAAGTCCTGCGCGACGCGCTACTCTGGAACGACACCCGTTCGGCACCGCAAGCCCGTGTCCTCATCGAGCAGGTCGGCCAGGCGCCGATTGACTTCAACAACCCCACCGAAGCCGACTTCTCCCCCGATCCCATCCAACGCGGCCAGCAACGCTGGGTGAAAGCCGTCGGATCCTCCCCCGTCGCCTCGCTGACCATCACCAAGCTGGCTTGGGTAACCCAGCATGAGCCCGAAGCGGCTGGCCGCATCGCGGCCATCTGCCTGCCCCACGATTGGCTGAGCTGGAGAATCGCCGGGCATGGTCCGGCCAGCGCGCAACCCTCCGCAGGCGTAGGCTTGGACGCGCTCTGCACCGACCGCTCGGATGCCTCGGGCACAGGCTACTTCGATTCGGTATCCGACTCCTACAGGCGCGATATCTTGGCCCTGGCCTTGCCCGCCGAACTGGCCCAGGGCGTGTTGCTGCCACGCGTCTTGGGACCACATGAGACCGCCTGCCTGGCTGACCCCGCCATCGCCGGAAGGAACGTGCCCGGCGGCTGCATCATAGCCCCCGGCGGCGGCGACAACGCCATGGCCTCCTTAGGGTTGTCAATGGAAGTGGGCGATGTCTCCATATCCTTGGGCACCTCCGGGGTGGCGGCGGCCATCAGCCCGGTCCCCGCTTACGACATGAGCGCCGCAGTGACGGGTTTCGCCGATGCGACCGGCCACTGGCTGCCCCTGGCTTGCACCATTAACGGCTCACGAATCCTGGATGCCGGATGCGCCGCCTTAGGCGTGGATTACGAAGGCTTAGCAAACCTGGCATCCCAATCCACCCCCGGCGCCGACGGCATCACACTCGTGCCCTACTTCGATGGCGAGCGCACCCCTAACCTCCCCGACGCCACGGCCAGCCTCCGAGGCATGACCATGGCCAACACCACGCGCGAGAACCTAGCCCGGGCTTTCGTGGAAGGCCTCCTATGCTCACAGCGCGACTGCCTGGAGCTGCTCAAACGCCTGGGCACGAGCGTCAAACGCATCCTTTTGATTGGCGGCGGCGCCCAATCCCCGGCCGTGCGCGCTTACGCCCCGCAGATTCTGGGCCAGAGCGTCCTCCTGCCCCAGCCCGACCAGTACGTGGCCATAGGGGCCGCCCGCCAAGCCGCCTGGGCGCTTTCCGACTCACCCCAGCCCCCAGCCTGGCCCGTCCGCATCGAAAGCACGCTTACCGCCGCCCCCACCCCCACCGTCTACGCCCAATACACCCACTGTCGCGGATGAGCACCTAACCGCAAAAGAAGCGATGCCCGGCAACACAAATTTGCGTTGCCGGGCATTGTTGATACAGATGGCAGGACGATCCACGCCGTAAAACCATCACCTCAGATTCAATGACCGCGGGAACGTCCGCGGTGACTACCGGCCTGCAGCACCTTCCGCATCGGATTGGCCTTCATTTTCGTCGCAGTCGGACGCCGCAGCAGCATGGCTTACTTTATCCCCTTGCTGCGGCGTATTGCCTGACGCACGCGTTTCCTCTCGCTTGTGACGTCTCCACAAGACAAAGGCCCTACCCCCTGTATATGCGCTCGCAGCCGCGATACATAGTGACAGGAAAAGATTCGACGCACTCCACAAGGACCCATCAACATAACTGTCTTTCACCGACTGCGCCAACCAGAGTATGCAGGCGACACTGGCGCAGGCATACAATCGCATCTGCATAGTAATGGTTTTCATTGCATCCGCCCTACTTTGAGAGGGCTGTATGTAGCCCTACATTCCCTGATATTCGGCAGAAGGGTTGCCGCACCTTCGCAGCACTGGTGCGGCAACCCATCATATTCGACAAGCGGGATCTTATAGACCCCACAATCGCCGTTAGGCCTTCTTGCGCTTGCTGATCAAGTCGTAAGCAACAGCGGCGATAACGACGAGACCTTTGATCGTCTTGACTATGGCGGCATCAGCTCCCATAATCGACAGGCCCTGGTTGAGTACACCCATGATGAGAGCACCGACCATAGCGCCAGGAATCGTTCCAACGCCACCGGCAACAGCAGCACCACCAATGAAGCAAGCTGCGATGGCATCCATCTCGAACTCTTGGCCTGTCGCGGCAGTTGCCGAAGCCAACCGGGACAGCGTGATTATGGCTGCAATACCGGTCAGGAGACCCATGTTCAAGAAAATCTTGAAGTCCACCTTCCGCGTGTCGATACCGGAGAGCATGGCCGCCTTGCGGTTGCCACCGACAGCGTAGATGTCACGGCCGAAGACAGTGCGGTTCAGCACGAACCAATAAATGCCAATCAGCAGGCCGATGATGACCAGCACGATGGGAATGCCACCCTGGGTGCTATTACCGGAGCTGGCGAAGAGATAGGTCGCGAATCCTATTGCCAGCACTGCAATGGCGCATTTCAGAATCACCCAGCCCATCGGCTCGGCCGTCAATCCCGCGCTGATAGCTTTACGGCGCTTGCGTATTTGGCTGACGGCCACCAGGACGATGGCTACTAGGCCTACAACAATGGTCAGCCCATCCAATCCACCCCAGAAACCGAAGATGTTAGGTAGGTAATCCTTAGCTATGGCGCGGAAGGGACGGGACTGCAACGGTATGGATTCTCCTGCAACCACCGTGGCAAGACCACGGAAGATCAACATGCCGCCTAGGGTCGTCACGAAAGCAGGAACTCCAACATAGGCCACCCAGAACCCATGCCAAGCGCCGATGACCAACCCTATCAGCAACATGAACGCTACGGCCAGAATCCAGTTCATGCCCCAGTTCTTCATCGCATAGGCTCCCACGCCTCCGATGAAGGCCACAACAGAGCCGACTGACAAATCGATATGCGTACCGATGATTACCATGAGCATGCCGATAGCGGTTATCAGAACATAAGCGTTCTGCTGGAAGAGGGCCACTACGTTGTTAGGGAAGAGCAGACGCCCGCCCG encodes the following:
- a CDS encoding aminopeptidase P family protein produces the protein MAGSTTPDESDVDINEQDMADRVNNRTLRPNSATFQEFMTQGWGEQEAAVKPLESSQYIGARLTKLGKRFPGERLVIPAGDYKTRNNDNDYPFRPDSAFAYYTGLGEDLEPGAILVLDPLPADSAQAQAGATHQAELFVHPRADQSTRDYYRSSQYGEYWVGPRAGLQELSVMTGLPTRDIAEFESAIASGVGPDDGSVRLRVLRHTDQGVTAQVEAVRKAKGQCSPDEGVASDNKFEEFASEARMIKDAYEVGEMRKAIAATKDGFDKILSRLPEVVGKPRSERMLEGAFNANAREEGNDVGYGSIIASGSHAPVLHWMRNNGTVRQGDLLLIDAGVEVNSLYTADITRTFPVGGHFSPIQRRIYETVLEAQQTAFEAAQPGATYSDIHHTVMRVLATRLHEWGILKVSVEESLSPQGQQHRRWHACGCAHHLGLDVHDCAEARYESYQGAAIEPGMIFTIEPGLYFKDNDLLVPPEFRGIGVRIEDDVLMTEDGPVWLSKQIPKTVDEVEAWMAQQAKQDR
- a CDS encoding NUDIX hydrolase produces the protein MPTPDFVLALRSKIGHDLLWLNGVTAYVRRPDGRILLGRRSDTGEWALVYGINEPGEEPADTVVREVKEETGVDVVVTALVSVKSSSEVLTYANGDRAMYMDHCFLCEPAPAGNCEPFVGDEESLEVGWFDPKHLPSPLAKTTVERMALVQHYLENAAGGDPSALFAGGR
- a CDS encoding glycoside hydrolase family 2, with the protein product MFIKRYYEDPSTLHLGCETPRAYFVPDEIGADRRGERREGSPRFLKLDGEWAFRYYPSIHALDDDVSQAAADGSRAFFQADFDTAQDAGPGLYQAIPVPSLWQCEGYGQQQYTNVEYPFPFDPPRVPEDNPCGVYLRDFDYEPNAKAPRAFLNFEGVDSCCYVWLNGAFVGYSQVSHSTSEFEVTRLLRPGRNRLAVLVLKWCDGSYLEDQDKFRMSGIFRSVYILRRPQAGIRDYFVRTDLAGDFGSATVRVDLDFLRAQGADVSAGSGADQGQACQVEGSLYDPDGRLLGRAQAVASDEQGKSHLEFAVQHPVLWNAEEPSLYRLELSSLPARQPQGSAADQPCEVITDYVGLREVSVKGGVVLVDGLPITIHGVNRHDSDPATGFVISQEQMMKDLRLMKEHNVNAIRTSHYPNAPHYYALFDQLGFYVIAEADIEAHGIDALYRQQGSEEADHWNGLIGDDPAFAESIVDRVERSVERDKNHPSVIIWSMGNESGYGCGFERALAWTKRRDPSRLTHYESAIHGAAREGLDYSNLDLHSRMYPSIEQIDDYFETGGAHTPHTHWAVASNGDDGQRGSRPYFLCEYSHAMGNGPGDLEDYFQAFQRHPGLLGGCVWEWCDHAIDAGRAKDGRKIYLYGGDHGEYPNAGNFCMDGLVYPDRRPRTGLKEFKNVFRPARVVDVDQDSRTLTLHNYMDFVNLADYLTISWTLLRDGEPFERGYFGQGTWWAGEDDVAGFEEGADLADVVGGGDASTSISGALGGSVDPEDLLLDAIDCGPVPSIEPRGQGLLRLPDSPLPDTGKLTLLLEYRLNKPQGLLPAGFALGFDQVDVAVEGRSNHVLTALADRFQSSVGQGDVSAGDDPAPQTGSSSAAGLGSVAAPLSGTRLSGSTPTLGETSSLLAVEGEGWRYTFDKRTGLPASMDFANRHLLDRPMGLNIWRAPTDNDAQVKQEWRKAGYDRAYARSLQTEAALDPRTGTVSVSSEMLLVAPVIQPIARIHADWSITAQGALSLSMRVRRAPAFPFLPRFGIRLFLPKPMNRASYCGYGPTESYADKHQAAHYGVFTSTAPGLFEPYLKPQENGSHWACDYLQVESLDAALTVLSEHPFSFNLSPYTQEELTTKAHNYELEEAASTILCLDYTQSGLGSNSCGPALPDRYRLDATDFTYTLHLLPQAK
- a CDS encoding ROK family transcriptional regulator, with translation MSKHATFGAPSSIAEANQARIARLLHQCGILSRAYIAKALGLTAPAISKLVARMIESGLVTETGDLPGARHRRSIGLALKTAAYRVIGVKFARSRVDWGVFDLAGKPLQQGALPLMSDRDIPGTVQAVTVQVNQVLAADPSIIAVGMAVPGPYLRHEGRIALVTSMQGWRGVNFLNEFSQAFPVPTFIEQDARAGALAQNLFAPDHRTPRLTGPNGPAARPTAATNLAYYLVGEGVGLGVIESGRLINGERGGATELGHVSIDVNGRPCECGNRGCLERYCSAVAIHETMCAPEYSGSFPQVGGLDHAQACQLLFQRAAQGDEPASELLERVCTCVGYGCVSIINAFNPSRIVIGDLVAGAGRPLLDTVRRIVSERALPELRQSTRICLSSLPADATLLGAAAVAVDRFLQAPTAYASLSKQRAGKSGHKPVIRPAKESQP